One Paenibacillus sp. FSL H7-0737 DNA segment encodes these proteins:
- a CDS encoding outer spore coat protein CotE: MSLSHKRQTREIITKAICGKGRKFSTATHTVTPPHHPTSILGAWIINHQYEAVAAGNGIEVIGTYDVNIWYSYDKNKQTEVAKETVSYVELIPLSYLDTRHRTSTVEVSAEATQEPNCVEAGVSPGGGSVTLRVEREFEVELVAETKVRVYVTEQSDDPEDKDYDFEGDSFDYDDLDPDNLDDEL, encoded by the coding sequence ATGTCATTAAGCCATAAACGTCAAACAAGGGAGATCATTACGAAGGCAATTTGCGGCAAAGGTCGTAAGTTCTCTACAGCAACCCATACCGTGACTCCGCCACATCACCCGACTAGTATTCTGGGGGCTTGGATTATCAACCACCAGTACGAAGCGGTTGCCGCCGGGAACGGAATCGAAGTAATTGGTACTTACGATGTAAACATCTGGTACTCGTACGACAAGAACAAGCAGACCGAGGTAGCTAAAGAAACGGTCTCCTATGTGGAGCTCATTCCGCTTTCCTACCTGGACACGAGACACCGCACTTCTACCGTTGAGGTCTCTGCGGAGGCAACGCAGGAACCCAACTGTGTAGAAGCGGGCGTATCGCCAGGCGGAGGCAGTGTGACACTTCGCGTAGAGCGCGAATTCGAAGTGGAGTTGGTGGCTGAGACCAAAGTCCGTGTGTATGTCACTGAGCAAAGCGATGATCCAGAAGACAAGGATTATGATTTTGAAGGTGATAGCTTCGATTACGATGATCTAGACCCTGACAATCTGGATGATGAACTGTAA
- a CDS encoding HD-GYP domain-containing protein, with the protein MDKVMESFIGKQLIANLFNDKGVFVLPALTLLSAEHIRLINQHKITLESHDVVQLDSAEFFQLAIDDCTAAIENIFEQLRHNKNKRIPMLEVRNEVIPFIQQVSEKNDFYGVLAALQSKDDYTYRHNVAVGILSTLLGKWLKLKPEDLSMLTIAATLHDIGKMRIPDELLTRPGPLTAEEYQLMKKHTTYGYEMIRDTIGTNHLQALVALQHHERMDGSGYPFGVLGNRITDFSKIVAVADVFHAMTSDRFYRKASPLYEVLLQMEENVFGKLDPYICRVFINKLMQSMIGNEVELTDGRTGKIIMILATDPLRPLVNIDDDFIDLSKHRSIGIMRVIPQ; encoded by the coding sequence ATGGACAAAGTTATGGAATCATTTATAGGAAAACAGCTTATAGCTAACCTTTTTAATGACAAAGGAGTATTTGTTTTACCCGCATTGACTTTATTAAGTGCTGAGCATATACGATTAATCAATCAACATAAGATCACCCTAGAGTCTCATGACGTCGTACAGCTGGATAGCGCGGAATTTTTCCAACTTGCAATCGATGATTGCACAGCTGCGATAGAGAATATTTTTGAACAGCTTCGTCATAACAAAAACAAACGAATTCCTATGCTTGAAGTTAGAAATGAAGTCATTCCGTTTATTCAGCAGGTAAGTGAAAAGAATGACTTCTACGGCGTATTGGCTGCATTGCAGTCCAAGGATGATTATACATACAGACATAATGTAGCGGTTGGTATTTTATCTACATTGCTAGGGAAATGGCTAAAATTAAAGCCTGAGGATTTGAGTATGCTGACGATCGCAGCGACCCTTCATGATATCGGAAAAATGAGGATTCCGGATGAATTATTAACCCGGCCAGGCCCGTTGACCGCAGAGGAGTATCAGCTTATGAAAAAGCATACGACCTATGGTTACGAGATGATCCGGGACACTATTGGAACCAATCATTTGCAAGCGCTCGTCGCCCTGCAGCATCATGAAAGAATGGACGGCAGTGGTTATCCATTCGGCGTACTTGGGAATCGCATCACTGATTTCAGTAAAATTGTTGCAGTAGCAGACGTGTTCCATGCGATGACATCCGACCGGTTTTATCGTAAAGCTTCACCTCTTTATGAAGTGTTGCTGCAGATGGAGGAAAACGTATTTGGCAAGCTTGACCCTTATATTTGTAGAGTCTTTATTAATAAGTTAATGCAGTCAATGATAGGGAATGAAGTGGAATTGACAGATGGACGGACAGGAAAAATCATTATGATTCTTGCTACTGATCCACTGCGTCCCCTCGTGAATATTGATGACGATTTTATTGACCTGAGCAAACATAGATCTATTGGTATTATGCGCGTAATCCCGCAATAG
- a CDS encoding ABC transporter ATP-binding protein, producing MLPVVQLKGVTHAYLGDREASLAVEDLNLNVEQGEFVSLVGPSGCGKTTLLSIIAGLLQPSQGEVFVNGEPIMGPSPEVGYMLQQDYLFPWRSILDNAILGLELTGNLNEESKKRTLELLQEMGLEGKEHALPTQLSGGMRQRVALVRTLATNPGLLLLDEPFSALDYQIKLQLEDLVSETLRSRGTTAILVTHDLSEAIAVSSSVILLQRNPGKIRKVFSVPEQIRSAPPLFARDQPGFSELFHEIWKEMEIAGRES from the coding sequence ATGCTTCCAGTAGTGCAATTAAAGGGAGTAACGCATGCCTATCTTGGCGACCGTGAAGCTTCACTGGCCGTTGAGGACCTGAACCTTAATGTCGAGCAAGGGGAGTTCGTTAGCTTAGTCGGACCAAGTGGTTGCGGTAAGACGACTCTCCTATCGATTATTGCAGGACTGCTGCAGCCATCTCAAGGCGAAGTGTTCGTAAATGGAGAGCCCATTATGGGACCCTCACCAGAGGTTGGGTATATGCTGCAGCAGGATTATCTTTTTCCTTGGCGGAGTATTCTGGACAATGCCATTCTAGGACTAGAGCTGACTGGAAACTTGAACGAGGAGAGCAAAAAGCGGACGTTGGAGCTACTTCAAGAGATGGGCTTAGAAGGCAAAGAGCACGCCCTTCCTACTCAGTTATCAGGTGGGATGCGGCAGAGAGTGGCTCTGGTACGAACCTTGGCAACGAATCCTGGACTCCTTCTACTAGACGAGCCGTTCTCGGCACTTGATTACCAGATCAAATTACAGCTGGAAGATTTGGTCTCTGAGACCTTACGCAGCAGGGGGACAACTGCGATATTAGTTACTCATGATCTATCTGAGGCCATTGCGGTAAGCAGCAGTGTTATTCTTCTACAACGAAATCCAGGGAAGATCCGAAAAGTATTTTCAGTGCCAGAGCAAATCCGGTCAGCACCTCCGCTATTTGCACGTGATCAGCCAGGCTTTTCGGAGCTTTTTCATGAAATATGGAAAGAGATGGAGATTGCAGGGAGGGAAAGCTAA
- the mutS gene encoding DNA mismatch repair protein MutS, which translates to MAQYTPMIEQYLKVKEGAKDAFLFFRLGDFYEMFFEDAILASKELEITLTGREGGGAEKIPMCGVPYHAAEGYIQRLIEKGYKVAICEQLEDASVTKGMVKRDIVRVVTPGTVMDGKIIADKSNNYLVCVTESDGMMALAACDLTTGELYVTSVLSGAEWLRDEIGIYEPAEIIGDPTLLELLRSETPLLAKPVVYTPWEKREEELARRQFGEAAWVRLEKERGQCLALLISYLNETQRRSMGQLSQISPYEPGNYMILDPFTRRNLELTETVRERSKKGSLLWLLDRTETSMGARLLRRRIDKPLLQRAPIERRLEAVDYLYNQFIVREDLRLALKEIYDLERLVGRIAFGSANGRDMNALKLSLAQIPALKELCMTSGSATLREIGASMDECAEIREDIDRAIVEDAPVSVRDGGIIRSGYHGRLDELREASSNGKRWIAELEAKERQATGIKSLKIGYNKIFGYFIEITKSNLASLPEGRYERKQTLANAERFVTPELKEKEALILEAQDKMTDLEYSLFTELRDRISGQIPRLQNLAEKVAEIDVYQCLAAVSAEHRFVKPVLSDGYDLRLEGGRHPVVEAVLKDSAFIANGSTLSKEDGNILLITGPNMAGKSTYMRQVALICIMAQIGCFVPATSAEVPLIDRIFTRIGAADDLIGGQSTFMVEMADIQVMTEKATARSLIIIDELGRGTSTSEGMAIAQAVIEYVHDTISCKALVSTHFHELAHLEESLKGLKNYSMAVQESGDKVNFLRKLVPGAADSSYGIYCARLAGLPEGIIDRAYGLLQSIEQAAHPGGSSIHYGGGLEIQAAAKEVATTSTQQPDNVIAETSGIPADSYSSIADEVVQLSIFGEEEPRKNRKGSANQSAVVTEVQENPAIKEFIISVRNADLMNMTPLQAMSLLNDLKMKAKDL; encoded by the coding sequence ATGGCACAATATACGCCGATGATTGAGCAATATTTAAAAGTGAAGGAAGGGGCAAAGGATGCCTTCCTATTTTTTAGACTGGGCGATTTCTATGAAATGTTCTTTGAAGATGCCATTTTGGCTTCCAAGGAGCTTGAAATTACGTTGACAGGTCGCGAAGGCGGGGGCGCAGAGAAGATCCCGATGTGTGGAGTACCTTATCACGCCGCCGAGGGTTATATTCAACGCCTGATTGAAAAAGGATATAAAGTCGCTATTTGTGAGCAATTAGAGGATGCTTCTGTCACAAAGGGAATGGTGAAACGGGATATCGTACGTGTCGTGACACCTGGAACAGTTATGGATGGAAAAATCATCGCCGACAAAAGCAACAATTATCTTGTTTGTGTAACCGAAAGTGATGGGATGATGGCATTAGCTGCATGTGATTTAACTACAGGTGAATTGTATGTTACTTCAGTGTTATCTGGTGCAGAGTGGCTGCGCGATGAGATTGGCATTTATGAACCGGCTGAGATCATCGGAGACCCGACGTTATTGGAGCTTTTACGTAGTGAAACGCCTCTGTTGGCGAAACCTGTTGTGTACACACCTTGGGAGAAACGTGAGGAGGAGCTGGCACGTCGACAATTCGGTGAAGCCGCATGGGTTCGTCTGGAGAAAGAACGTGGACAATGTCTAGCACTGCTAATCTCCTATCTAAACGAGACACAACGGCGTTCAATGGGACAACTTAGTCAAATTTCTCCTTATGAACCAGGTAATTATATGATTCTTGATCCGTTCACACGCCGAAATCTGGAGCTAACAGAGACGGTCCGAGAACGTTCTAAAAAAGGATCTCTTCTATGGCTACTAGACCGTACTGAAACATCCATGGGTGCGCGATTGTTACGTCGCAGAATAGATAAACCGCTATTGCAGCGCGCTCCGATCGAACGTCGTCTAGAAGCAGTTGATTATTTGTACAATCAGTTTATTGTTCGAGAGGACCTGCGTTTAGCGTTGAAGGAAATTTATGACTTAGAGCGGCTGGTAGGTCGTATTGCCTTTGGCAGTGCGAATGGTCGTGACATGAATGCCTTAAAGCTATCACTGGCACAAATCCCTGCTTTGAAGGAATTATGTATGACTTCGGGATCTGCAACCCTACGCGAGATCGGTGCTAGCATGGATGAATGTGCCGAGATACGGGAGGATATAGATCGAGCAATTGTTGAAGATGCGCCGGTGTCCGTGAGAGACGGAGGAATTATCCGTTCTGGTTATCATGGCCGGTTGGACGAGCTGCGGGAAGCTAGCAGTAATGGTAAACGTTGGATCGCCGAACTGGAAGCGAAAGAACGCCAAGCCACTGGCATCAAATCACTGAAGATCGGCTATAACAAAATCTTTGGTTATTTCATAGAAATCACCAAATCTAATCTGGCTTCGTTGCCGGAAGGGCGTTATGAACGTAAGCAGACGCTTGCAAATGCAGAGCGATTTGTTACACCTGAGCTTAAAGAGAAAGAGGCACTGATTCTTGAAGCGCAAGATAAAATGACAGATTTGGAGTACAGCCTGTTTACTGAACTGCGTGATCGAATCAGCGGTCAAATTCCGCGACTGCAGAATCTTGCGGAAAAGGTAGCAGAGATTGATGTGTATCAATGTCTGGCAGCCGTCAGTGCCGAGCATCGCTTCGTAAAACCTGTTCTATCGGATGGGTACGATCTTCGACTTGAAGGTGGTCGTCATCCTGTCGTGGAGGCTGTGTTAAAGGACTCGGCATTTATAGCAAACGGAAGTACGCTTAGTAAGGAAGATGGAAATATTCTTTTGATCACTGGTCCTAATATGGCTGGGAAAAGTACCTATATGCGGCAGGTTGCACTCATTTGTATTATGGCTCAAATTGGCTGTTTCGTTCCGGCCACCAGTGCAGAAGTTCCGCTAATTGATCGAATCTTTACACGTATTGGGGCAGCTGATGATTTGATCGGAGGTCAGAGTACATTTATGGTAGAAATGGCCGACATACAGGTCATGACAGAAAAAGCAACAGCCCGGAGTTTAATTATCATTGATGAGCTTGGTAGAGGAACATCGACGAGTGAGGGCATGGCGATTGCACAAGCGGTAATTGAGTATGTGCACGATACCATTTCTTGCAAAGCTTTAGTTTCGACGCATTTTCATGAATTGGCCCACTTAGAAGAAAGCCTTAAAGGGCTTAAGAATTATTCTATGGCCGTACAGGAGAGCGGGGATAAAGTAAACTTCCTGCGTAAGCTTGTTCCGGGAGCAGCAGACAGTAGCTATGGGATTTATTGTGCACGCCTAGCAGGGCTTCCTGAAGGGATTATTGATCGTGCTTACGGTCTACTTCAGAGTATCGAGCAGGCGGCTCATCCAGGTGGTTCCTCTATTCATTATGGGGGTGGACTAGAAATTCAGGCCGCTGCAAAAGAGGTCGCAACTACATCTACCCAACAACCCGATAATGTCATCGCAGAAACTTCGGGGATTCCTGCAGACTCCTATTCATCAATAGCAGATGAAGTAGTTCAACTGTCTATCTTTGGCGAGGAAGAACCACGTAAGAATCGGAAGGGTAGTGCAAATCAGTCGGCTGTAGTAACTGAAGTACAAGAGAATCCTGCGATAAAAGAATTCATCATTTCTGTGCGTAACGCAGATCTTATGAATATGACTCCGCTTCAGGCTATGAGTCTGCTGAACGACCTGAAGATGAAAGCAAAGGATCTTTGA
- a CDS encoding putative amidoligase domain-containing protein, translated as MKLLQRIAVRTLYSLGLDSGEVMLRAMGNRRYVVEGVTPLLQSSGKSLPEPYRSAALSLERSLALEQPGRRGLLMGMDPEFIILRESTGRVVPASRYLPTDGVAGCDAGPPGTRGAFPVAELRPQPRGEPRALLAQLMSAAATADRLIADRTLRWRAGGMPLTGWALGGHLHFSGVTLTAPLLRALDNYLALPMLLLEDVRAGARRPRYGVLGDFRIQPHGGFEYRTLPSFLVSPVIAKGAVYLAHLIVSHYEDLTLRPLDREDLHIAYYGGDKSSLRDVVPPLLAQLRSLGGYEKAAQYIEPLFQYIASKRTWDESRDIRELWCSKVKA; from the coding sequence ATGAAATTACTTCAGCGTATTGCTGTTCGGACTTTGTACAGCTTGGGGCTGGATAGCGGTGAGGTCATGCTGAGGGCAATGGGAAACCGGAGGTATGTCGTGGAGGGAGTCACTCCATTACTACAGAGTTCCGGCAAATCATTGCCAGAGCCTTATCGTTCCGCAGCATTATCGCTGGAACGGAGCCTTGCTCTGGAGCAGCCAGGCCGCCGCGGCCTGCTCATGGGTATGGACCCGGAGTTTATTATCCTCCGGGAGTCCACGGGCCGCGTCGTGCCTGCGTCGCGGTACCTGCCCACGGACGGCGTCGCAGGCTGCGACGCCGGACCTCCGGGAACGCGCGGCGCGTTCCCGGTCGCCGAGCTGCGCCCCCAGCCGCGCGGGGAACCACGCGCGCTGCTGGCGCAGCTGATGTCCGCCGCGGCTACGGCAGACCGGCTCATCGCCGACCGCACGCTGCGCTGGCGGGCGGGAGGCATGCCGCTGACGGGCTGGGCCCTCGGCGGCCATTTGCACTTCAGCGGCGTGACGCTGACGGCGCCGCTCTTGCGCGCGCTCGACAACTATCTCGCGCTGCCGATGCTTTTGCTTGAGGACGTCCGCGCGGGAGCGCGTCGTCCTCGTTACGGCGTGCTCGGCGATTTCCGGATTCAGCCGCATGGCGGCTTTGAGTACCGGACTTTGCCGAGCTTCCTGGTATCCCCGGTCATCGCTAAAGGCGCAGTCTATCTGGCTCACCTTATCGTGAGCCATTATGAAGACCTGACGCTACGCCCGCTCGACCGGGAAGACCTGCATATCGCCTACTACGGCGGCGATAAATCCTCGCTGCGCGACGTAGTACCCCCTCTGCTGGCGCAGCTACGCTCTCTAGGCGGCTACGAGAAGGCCGCCCAATACATAGAGCCTTTATTTCAGTATATCGCCTCTAAACGAACGTGGGATGAATCTCGCGATATCCGTGAGCTGTGGTGCAGCAAAGTTAAAGCTTGA
- a CDS encoding ABC transporter substrate-binding protein gives MKIRKKLSLSLMIITLCFSVLAGCGGKSELVKVKIGEVTRSVFYAPEYVALSQNFFKDEGLDVELQTIPGGDKTMTALLSGAIDVALVGSETSIYVYQQGSDDPVINFAQLTQRDGTFLFARKADGAFNWDKVKGSTFLGQRKGGMPQMAGAFTLSKKGIDPTKDITLIQNIDFANIAGAFASGTGDYVQLFEPQASIFERENRGAVVASFGVESGYLPYTVFMSKNSYISKNGDTVQKFTNAIQRAQLWVKEHSPEEIADAIMTYFDKTDKDIVVSAVKRYKEQDTYAVNPIIDQEEWNNLLDVIDNAGELKERVPSDKIVNNSFAEKAEKSIKSSTSK, from the coding sequence ATGAAGATTAGGAAAAAGCTGTCATTGTCGCTCATGATCATTACTTTATGCTTTTCAGTGCTTGCCGGTTGCGGCGGAAAGTCAGAGTTGGTAAAGGTGAAGATTGGTGAAGTCACCCGTTCTGTCTTTTATGCACCCGAATATGTTGCCTTATCACAAAATTTCTTTAAAGACGAAGGACTTGACGTAGAGCTACAGACGATCCCCGGTGGAGATAAAACCATGACTGCACTCCTCTCAGGTGCCATCGATGTTGCATTGGTAGGTTCTGAAACCTCCATTTATGTGTATCAACAGGGTTCAGATGATCCGGTTATTAATTTTGCACAGCTTACTCAGAGGGATGGAACGTTCCTGTTTGCCCGTAAAGCTGACGGAGCGTTTAACTGGGATAAAGTGAAGGGTTCTACCTTCCTGGGGCAAAGAAAAGGCGGAATGCCACAAATGGCAGGTGCGTTTACTTTATCTAAAAAAGGAATAGATCCTACCAAAGACATTACCTTGATCCAAAATATTGACTTTGCTAATATTGCTGGTGCTTTTGCTTCAGGTACAGGCGATTATGTGCAGCTGTTTGAACCACAGGCTTCAATCTTTGAACGTGAGAACCGAGGGGCAGTAGTGGCTTCGTTTGGTGTGGAAAGCGGCTATTTACCGTACACCGTGTTTATGTCTAAGAACAGCTATATTAGTAAAAATGGAGATACGGTACAGAAGTTCACAAATGCGATCCAGCGTGCTCAGCTTTGGGTGAAGGAACATAGCCCTGAAGAAATTGCGGATGCGATAATGACTTATTTTGATAAGACAGATAAAGATATCGTCGTTTCTGCAGTCAAACGTTATAAGGAACAGGATACCTATGCGGTTAATCCAATTATAGATCAAGAAGAATGGAACAATTTGCTCGATGTCATTGATAATGCTGGTGAGCTTAAAGAACGCGTTCCCTCTGACAAAATAGTGAATAACAGTTTTGCTGAGAAAGCTGAGAAAAGCATAAAGAGCAGCACTTCAAAATAA
- a CDS encoding GNAT family N-acetyltransferase, which translates to MIRRLTEDDRELLMALLQKEPALNLFIIGDVENFGFEQDFMALWGEIDPSDGRIKSVLLRFYRSYLPYADGPFDVEGFATIMRQDNDIHMISGVTEVVKAFDGVINFKQEKQLYFAELKEMNTKIKQYSSSVDNINKATIQDVEAICSLTDTIEEFESSRDGSRTSLRKTLATGTGRTYYMKREDQVITTASTSAENSMSAMIVGVATHQAFREQGLATSVVAQLCTDLLSEGKSLCLFYDNPHAGLIYKRLGFQDIGSWSIMYM; encoded by the coding sequence ATGATACGAAGACTTACGGAGGATGATCGGGAACTTCTAATGGCATTGCTACAGAAAGAGCCTGCTCTTAATTTGTTCATCATTGGAGATGTAGAGAATTTCGGGTTTGAACAGGATTTTATGGCATTGTGGGGAGAGATAGATCCATCTGATGGTCGGATAAAATCCGTTCTATTACGTTTCTATAGAAGCTATCTTCCTTACGCGGATGGGCCGTTTGATGTGGAAGGATTCGCTACTATCATGCGACAAGATAACGATATTCATATGATTTCTGGTGTAACCGAAGTGGTAAAAGCCTTTGACGGAGTAATTAACTTTAAACAAGAAAAGCAATTGTACTTTGCTGAGCTTAAGGAAATGAATACCAAAATTAAACAGTACTCTTCTTCCGTTGATAACATTAATAAAGCAACCATCCAGGATGTGGAAGCGATTTGTTCGCTTACGGATACAATAGAAGAGTTTGAAAGCAGTCGGGATGGATCGAGAACTAGCCTACGTAAAACATTGGCGACTGGCACTGGCCGTACGTATTATATGAAACGTGAAGATCAGGTGATTACAACGGCCTCAACATCAGCGGAAAATTCCATGTCAGCTATGATCGTAGGGGTTGCCACTCATCAAGCATTCAGAGAGCAAGGATTAGCTACAAGCGTAGTTGCACAGCTATGCACAGACTTACTCTCTGAAGGGAAATCTTTATGCCTCTTTTATGACAACCCTCATGCTGGGCTCATTTACAAACGACTTGGATTTCAAGATATCGGCTCTTGGAGCATCATGTACATGTAG
- a CDS encoding aromatic acid exporter family protein, which produces MGFRVIKTAAATLLSVLVASAVGIPNAQSAGLLAILGVEVTLKRSFRTITARFLASLVGLFFGCILFWLLGFHYWVLGLYVLVGFPMIVKSGYKEGIVTSSVIVFRVFGQAELSLHVLLQQIELLAIGLGSAGLVNLIYMPQTGGVIYGIRKEVDRYFSVIFTQMARTLRDPAYIWDGKELIDADNTVQRGLTAATREMENHVIHPDEAWNVYFYMRKEQLESIQSMMQLLSQVYRHLPHGEMVAELFDQLSGDVLAEEYTGRTEHLLDELTREFEEMDLPETREEFEVRSAILQLCRELALYLKIAKRHKIPVSYKPEKRLKIRNKA; this is translated from the coding sequence ATGGGATTTCGTGTGATAAAAACAGCAGCAGCTACGTTATTATCCGTACTAGTTGCGTCTGCAGTGGGTATACCTAATGCGCAGAGTGCAGGCTTGCTGGCAATTTTGGGTGTAGAGGTTACTTTGAAAAGGAGTTTCCGAACGATAACGGCTCGTTTTTTAGCCTCGCTCGTGGGACTCTTTTTTGGCTGCATCCTATTCTGGCTTCTAGGGTTCCATTACTGGGTGCTCGGGCTGTATGTACTCGTGGGCTTTCCGATGATTGTAAAGTCTGGCTACAAAGAAGGAATTGTCACCAGCTCGGTTATCGTGTTTCGCGTGTTTGGACAAGCTGAACTATCGCTCCATGTCCTGTTGCAGCAAATAGAGCTTCTGGCTATTGGGCTCGGTTCAGCAGGGCTGGTAAACTTGATTTACATGCCTCAGACTGGTGGGGTCATTTATGGAATCCGTAAGGAAGTGGATCGCTATTTTTCGGTTATTTTTACCCAGATGGCCCGAACGCTTCGAGATCCTGCTTATATTTGGGACGGCAAAGAATTAATTGACGCAGATAATACAGTGCAGCGGGGATTAACGGCAGCTACCCGTGAGATGGAGAATCATGTTATTCATCCTGATGAAGCATGGAATGTTTATTTCTACATGCGGAAGGAGCAACTGGAATCGATTCAAAGTATGATGCAGCTGCTTTCTCAAGTGTATCGCCATTTACCGCATGGGGAGATGGTTGCTGAGTTATTTGACCAGCTTAGCGGGGATGTGCTTGCGGAAGAATATACTGGACGAACTGAACATTTACTGGACGAGCTAACAAGAGAATTTGAAGAAATGGATCTGCCAGAGACACGTGAGGAATTTGAAGTGCGCTCAGCTATTCTTCAGTTATGCAGGGAACTGGCACTTTATTTAAAGATCGCTAAGCGGCATAAAATCCCGGTCAGTTACAAGCCGGAGAAACGTTTGAAGATTCGAAATAAGGCTTAA
- a CDS encoding ABC transporter permease — translation MKHTEQSGLLASREQWLQQLHGDYKKTKHRWRNQVIVVRSSLLLLFFVLWEAGARMGWIDELLFSYPTKIFRQIWGDMVSGSLWPHLGMTVGETAVGFVLGTLLGTLLAVIIWWSPFLSAVLDPYMVVFNSMPKVALGPIFIVMFGAGFTAIVVTTLSITVIITTLVVYNSFCSVDPNLVKVVRSFGASRVQVFFKVILPASFPTVVSTLKVNVGMSWVGVIVGEFLVAKSGLGYLIIYGFQVFNFTLVMSSLLIIAAVATAMYQLVVYLEKRLLSRR, via the coding sequence ATGAAGCATACGGAGCAATCGGGGTTATTAGCTTCCCGTGAACAGTGGCTACAACAATTGCATGGCGATTATAAAAAAACGAAGCACCGCTGGCGCAATCAGGTGATTGTTGTAAGGAGCAGCCTGTTACTGCTGTTTTTTGTTCTCTGGGAAGCTGGCGCAAGAATGGGCTGGATTGATGAGTTATTATTCAGCTATCCCACAAAAATCTTCCGGCAGATCTGGGGAGATATGGTCAGTGGAAGCTTGTGGCCGCATCTGGGGATGACGGTAGGTGAGACTGCGGTAGGCTTTGTACTAGGAACGCTATTAGGGACACTTCTTGCTGTGATCATTTGGTGGTCTCCTTTTTTATCAGCAGTGCTTGATCCGTATATGGTCGTATTTAACAGTATGCCGAAGGTGGCGCTGGGGCCGATTTTTATCGTCATGTTCGGAGCCGGATTCACTGCTATCGTTGTTACTACTTTATCTATAACGGTTATTATAACGACGCTTGTTGTGTACAATAGTTTTTGCAGTGTGGATCCGAATCTGGTCAAGGTGGTTCGTTCCTTCGGAGCTTCCAGAGTTCAGGTGTTCTTTAAAGTAATTCTTCCAGCCTCGTTCCCGACGGTGGTCTCCACCTTAAAGGTGAATGTGGGGATGTCATGGGTAGGAGTTATCGTAGGGGAGTTCCTGGTCGCTAAATCGGGTCTGGGTTATCTGATTATTTATGGTTTCCAGGTCTTTAATTTCACGTTAGTGATGTCCAGTCTTTTGATTATCGCGGCCGTGGCTACAGCAATGTATCAATTAGTGGTATATCTTGAGAAGCGGCTGTTATCCCGGCGATGA